The Anas acuta chromosome 1, bAnaAcu1.1, whole genome shotgun sequence genome segment GCAATTCTTCGTTTTCCAGAAAGAGATTGCGCTCTGACATTGACTGCGCACCTTTCATGTCATCAGTTTCTCCCAAAAACTTGATCTTTTTGTTTACAACAGGGCTCAGCATCAGACATAATCAACGAGAACAAACCCTTTACACAGAAGGGACCCATTTGAAGTCACCTTCAAGTTGTGCAGTCCTTCTCCCATCTACTCTTGCATCCAGCAGTACGCTTCCTTCCACCCTTTgacccttttcttttccaagtttTTCTTAATCCAAATTCTTCAGTGGACAGAAGACATCACGGTTACTTTGATCAGAGGCAGAGTTATATCCTGTCCTCATTTATTATAATCACAGTAAAGGCTTTGTCACCTGCTCCCACAACACTAGACCTAccagcagcaacaacagaagCCAAGAAGAGAAGAGTCAGGGCAAAGATACTGCTGCAGAAGTTCTTAGAGAACATAAATCCCTTGAAAATCACTTCTTCTTCTTAATGTACCTTGATATCAGAATCAACTTACCCCTCTCAAAATCACGAATCACAAAAACACAAGTAATTTCACCAGAGAATGCAAACACTCCTAGGAGTTTTAAACTCATAAGGAATAAATGCCTCATGATTACAGTGGACTTTGTGCTTCTCCGCAGCACTGGACCAGCATTTTCATTAGCAAGAATCGAGGTACTTGTTTAATTTACTTGCCTAAGCTCTTTTGTGAAGTGATCAAACAACTTTTCCAAACAGCAGCTCTAGCCTGCCGTTCACATGTCCACACCATTTCTGAAGCACAAGGCTAGAAGCGTGACAGGGATCAGTCTGGTACAACTCCAGCACTCCTGCCAGCTTCGCTGGGTAAGCATTAAGCCGAAGTTTTGCAACCTAGTACTCCCACATGAAATACACGTCAACATGTGTTAAATGCACACGAGTTTTTAGAAATACAATTGGACCCCAGGAATAGAATGACTGCAGGCATGATTCTCCCCTCCTACCAGGATACTTCAGGAAACAGCGCGAAGGGGGGTTCCTACAACGCTACGCTAAATTTAAGTCCTTGATTATCACAGGCTCCTCCTTAAAAGGCCTCCACCACAACCATTATTGCGCTATCTGTcctcagcagaaagaaatttGCACCACACTTGAAGAATGCTATCAGAGTTGGCAGAGGCTCTTAACAGAAGAAACACAAGTTTGCTCTTTGCTTTCCCACTCCTGTCTGGTCTGCAATTCTCCATAAACCATGGAAAAGTTACAGACCTGTCGGATCCTAGATCACCCTTAATTCTCTCAtcagaaactgatttttctgttgtgagAACTACCATGCGCCAGGGGATGGAATGCAAACTTTCAATTCATTTTGATAGCTTTTGAAATCAGATCCTGCCAGACTTCTTCTGCATGCCTGCTCCCCGAGCAAGCAGTCTTACTTGTAATTTCTCATGACGTTACTCCACAAAAAGCATGGCCTACAACAGTAATGCTGAAgaagtattttaagaaaatctaAAGTCTTGGCATAAGGGAAGTTTTGTGCGTGTCTACAAACAGCAGCACTTTTAAGGTATGTCTACCAAGTTAGTTCTAAATACTCTGACAGAAGCAAACAGCTACCTCCTTAAAATACACTAACTATAAAGCtgcaacatttttgtttcaaatacacTTTTCATaacaatgtgttttttgtttgtttttttactaaAAATCCACTGCAAAGGTGAGtaggctgttttctttcctttagaaCTAAAAAGTTCTGAATTTCTCAGCTAAGACGAACTATTTTGCACTACGTAACATTTATTTGGAGTTTTCTGGTATACTCTGCTACGAGTCTTGACAAATTTGTTCCTCATTTTTAAGAGCTGTTTCTGACACACCACAAAGAATGCCAGAGTTTAAAATTGTCAGGAATCCTACAGAAAGTTAACTATTCTGTTTGGCTTTTCCTCATCAAGGCAGTCCAGAGTTTTTCCTATCTACTGATCTTGATCCAAAAGTCACCAAATGCAGAAGAAAGTGAGGTCAGAAATTAGTCTTGAGGATACTCATCCAGATTTCCTTCTGTATCACCTAaagcagatgtttttatttgctaACTAAAGTTTAAAGCAATATACAAAAGGTGAAACAGAGCCATGCGCTCACATGTCAATAGGGTAAGCTGTTATATTGCCAAAGGTAAGTCAGAGTACCAAGCCAGAGTTGCCAAGCACAGGCAACATAAATATCCACACAACACAGGAATTctccaaacaccaccacaacaacTCTTCTGAGAGGGTGATCTTAGAAGGCAAGCAGGGTTTTAACAGGTATTTGTGAAATACCACACAACTTTAATAGCAATCTGCAGGCCTGCGAGCAGAATAATCCGCTTCTTGTCTTTCATACAGCAAGTCTAGCTTGTTATCAATGAAATTCCCTGCACGAAATTCCATGCAAGTTTTAACACCTGAGAGATTTAGAAATCTAAAGAAAGGAATGTCAGTGGAAGAGAATTACTTTTAAAGTTTTGCTTTGTGTAAGCTTCCACTTACAACATAGGTAACTATTAAAAGTTTCTCTGAATTAGCATGTCAAAAGTTATAGCAAATATAGTAAGGATTACCCTAACAGTTGTTTCTGTAACAAGTAACATGGAAAGATCAAAAACACTAGGAAGAGATGCCTCTCCTCTAAGGACTTAAGACAACACACAAGAACTTCCTGAAAtctccaaagatttttttttcactgcatcaACCACTCCCCAGACAAATTATTGTAGCAGAAACAGTGAGAGCAACTTAACTGCCACCTATTTCAGATCACAACCTTAAGCAGCACCTGTACTAGGTGACCTCGTCTTTCAGACAGTATGCCAGACCTCAGAGTAACACCTACTGACCTTAGCAGCAACTTTCCATGAGAAATAACTTCAGAACCAACTCCCAGAAGTGCCCATAGACACTTGAGGTTCTGAGTaacatcacaaaacaaaaacaaagcaggaagaGATATCCAACTCTTTAGGGTAAAGAGAACCCTAGGATGCAGACAGAAATCAAATTTGCCCTTTTCCTGACAAAATACTACACTGACTCGACAAGAAGTTGACACAATCCCATTGCATTGTGAAGGCAGGTGAAGGACAACACACAGTGAGAGCCACATGAATGAACTTACCAGTACAAAGCCTAAACGGACCTTTCTTTTCATATACAATGCTGTCATGGACAGCAAGCACATGTGTGCTTACACAGCAGCTGGTCTCCTATATGATCTGAGTCGTTTATTTCAAGAGCTTACAATGCTTTGGGAAAAGCCCCATAGATATTCATCTGCATTTTAGATAACCAAGTGTCTAGAAAAATCTTACCTCAAGTGACCATATATGGGTTAGATTTAGAAGAATGAGCCTAATTCAAGTTTGTCTTTGAACACTGTCTATCCCCTATCCAGAAAAAGTACTTTATAGCTATTTTATAGTTCTGAATAAGAAAACACTTGAACATTGTCATTTACGTCATGCATAATCCCCTTCTAAAGTTTTCTGCTTATTGCTTCTCATCTATACTACTTTACCTAGCCTAAATCCAACTCCAATGCCTTGTTCTAAGCCTCCCCCACCACAAGCATCTCCTCTGCTCTCACAGTACAGCCTGACAAATCTAAGTGCCAATATTAGCTGCAGTTGGTGATGAATGTTTTTCCGTGTGCTACACTAAGGATACTACCTTATTTTGattgaatttcattttagatgagcaacaattaaaacatccaACACTAAGCTCACTGCACACCACTtcctgcaagagaaaaaaaagcagttgtttATATCTTTGAGCTgctatcttttttattttctcactgtaaCTATGAGTAACCGGTGATTCTGGAGGTACGTATAGTCCAACACAACTGAATGCCAGACCTGTTTATAACAGCAGTCTGAAGTTGAAAATAACTGAGTTTTTCATAGTCAAACCACTCAAAGCCAATGGAATCTTACTTACAGCCACCTAACAGACAGTAATGAAAACTGTATCCAACTACCTAACTGAAAGTTTGTTTCTTGAGCTATACTATTATTAAAGCACACCAATCAGTTCTGCTTCTATGAAGAAAACACACCATACACCCACGTAAGTGCAAGAAACAAAGGATTCATTCTGATGATATTTAACAAAGCTTTGGGAAGCATCTAACAGAAGACAGGCTAAAATGAACTGGTACCTactggaaagggaaggaagccTATCTTGTCTGTTTCTTGTCAGTTCTAGGGGCCCACCGTGTTTTCATCCCATACACCCAATTCCACAATTCCAATTCAATGAGTTTGTGCTAAGAGTATGAGCAAGGTAATTCCCTGCTCATTACcacatttttctgaagcatCCCATTCCTCTTCCTGTCAAAGGAGCTAGCTACAAGAAACGCTGTTTGCTTCTTCCAACACATCCTACTGCCCCTGTTCATGTCACTAGCCCAGAGCTGCAAGGAAAGAGGATAGATGTTCTGGCAGTGGCACTCATGTTTCAAATCCTCTGGAAATCCACCTTCAAGAGTTCTGCTGAAAAGAGAATGAATAGAAAGAAGCAGGCCAAGGACTGCCTTAATTGAACTAAGGAGCAACACTGGACCACCAAGCCTTTGGCTGGGCAGCCAGAACAAAGCAAGGAGAACTTTCCCTGCCTAGCAGTTCCAGCCCTGTTAACTTTGTAAGAACAATATGCTCAAGACAGCGATCCCGTATGTTCGGTAGGGAAGTTCACACattcaaaacagaagcttttttttttccccagactaCATTTTCACAGCAGACTTCTTTTCACAGCATTATTGCTATCTGCATAGCTGAGACATTCAGCTTTACCAATCAGCATGACAGACGAGTTTTAACCACTGAATGTGAGTTAGGAAGTTTACCCTAGTATGCTGGAATCCCCTATTAAAATTATCAGATTTTaagactagaaaaaaaactGATACGTATTTGTGGAATTATACAGCTTATCAGTacataaaaacatttatgtaCGTCTCTAGCAATTATGGTCAGAAGTTAGTAACAGAATATCAGGATGAATGGTCCCAGTCACTGTATCTAATCTGACACCATGTTACGTTCAGCACCTTCCCCAAGCCAGGACTGACCAGCAGGTACTAAGAGCCACGTGAACAAGCAAAGAAACTATGACAAATGCTCTCATCTTTACTGCTATCGTCTCCTAAACACCAaactggggggagagggaacaCAGAGAGGTAAAGAGtgcaaaacagaattaaaacctATTCTGCTATTATAATGTAATGAATAAGgcttgaaagggaaaaaaaaaacgcacTGCTAATTGTACCCTGTAACATCTAGCAGATCCCAAACTACCAGTAGGATCACTCCATACAAGGCACAATGTTCATGTCCACACGTGGGTATATACATCCCCTACGATGTCtatacaaagaaatatttacatgcACCCCACATACCTTACTCAATCATTTCAAGAGCAATGCAAGTTCCCCAGGAACCTTCTAATGCTCTCACATCCCAAAACCAGTTTTTCACATGTTTTTTCATTGCTCCTGATGAGACAGCAACagcctgattttctttctggtgTTAAGAGTCTCCACTGACCATTTCAGAGCAGCCACAAATTGAATTAGCATGAATCACCACCCTTAGGTGGTACAATTCCATTTTCGTATGCtttgtaaatagaaaaaaggTAGTTTCTAAATCCATTCCAGTCAGTTGCTTCCTTGAGAAGCCCCCAGAGAGTTTGGGATTTAAAAATGCTCTGAAATTCAAACTAAAGCACAACATTATTTTGTGTATGGTCATATtctaaatatagaaaaaaagcacattagAAAACAACACGTAGTATGTCTAGCATTCACCACACAGTTTCTTGGAGTGTTTAACGAAAATCTGAGCCTAGCATCCTTCTCAAGCCCCAGCACACAACCTGCCTCACTATGTCCAAATCTGAGCCTTGCCGAAATCCCAGGTATCCCAATGTGCATGCTTACTTCTTTCAGATTACGGAACTGATAAGTAAGGCTTTATGCTATTAACCACGTATCCTatacactgaagaaaacaatcaCTTTGTGAAGAAAACATGCTAGAAAACAGGGTATCAACAGATCACAGCAGGGAATAGCCAGGGTTTGAATTTATCCCCAGACGTCTAGCAATCTTTACTATATTGCTTTAGGAAAGCCAGTCAACTTCTCTGTGCTCCATCCTACAGGGGAAGTTTACGGCAAAGTGGAACCCAGAACTGCTCAGCAGGGtatgcctggaaatgcagagtTGAATTAACAGCAGTACATCCAGTTGCAGACAGAAACTGCCCTTACCCTTGACCTAATACTTACTGTTGACTCCCACATCCTCAGCTACGCCAGAACCTCTCATTCTCAGGTATGTGAATCCCAGTATCAGAAAGAACAAGCATGCAGCAGTTAAGAGGAACATGGACAGGTAATGTGCACTGAAGCCTCCAGTGGTGGATACCTCCTCTCTTTTGAACTGTTGGAGAAGCTCCTCCTCGGGCTCTGAGAGATTCTTCTTGTAGGTGTTTTTCAGGTAGGTATGATTCGAACCCGTATGATTGGAGTGGTTGAGTCTAAGGGAGGAGATGATGCCACCCGGGGGGAGGCTGTTGGTTGCTGAATAGATCCTGGACTCCACGTTATAGCTACCAGCCGTGCTGCCGAGGACATGATTGTTGCTCGTTTTCCTAACGGCGCCCGGAGGCTCGGCGATTTTACCGCTGCCGTCCACGTCTGCGATCGGCGGCGGCAGCAACAACGCCGTGGGGGATTTCTTCGAGAGGCCGAGGCGGTACCGAGGGCCGGGAGGGCTCGAGTCCAGATTCtcgcatcctcctcctcctcctcctcctccccccacgGCCGCCGCCTCCTCATGGTTCCTGCCCCTGTCTAGACTCCCGGCagccgcctccgccgccgccctGTCATTCGTTACGGCTaccccggccccgcagcctcctccagccctctcTTGGCCCGTCTCCATCACGCCAGCGCCGGCCGCGGCGCATTTGCTCGCTATGAATGGAGCCGGAGCCCTGCCGAGGCTCCGTCTGGGCCGGCGAGCCGCGGCCGGCTCCTCCTTGTGtacctgctgcctgccccgagccccctcctcctcctcctcctcctccgagtcGGAGTACTTGTCCCTGCCGCTGTAGGCCAGCAGCCGGCTGCCGTTCACCGCCCGGTTCTtccagcgctgctgctgctgctgctgctcgccctcctcctcctcctcttcctcctcctcctcctcctgctgctgctgctgctgctgccggccgCCTGCCGCGGGCTCCCCGCCTCCCTgaggcgccgccgccgctctgcgggccgccgccgccccccacCAGGCGCTGCCCTTCCTCCGCGCCGCCTCCTCGGCCGCCGGGGGGGCGCCGGGCCTGGGGCCGCGGCCGAGGGGCGCAGCCCGCTCCCTCCTGccgcccgccgggccccgcgggCCGGCCTCGGCGTCCGACTCGTCCGAGCTGAAGCCCAGCAGCACCttcccggccccggccccggccccggccccggccgcggTGCCCCTCAGGTAGGGGCGCTCTCCCAGCCGCGCCGCCgctccgcccgccgccgccgccgccttgttggtgctgccgctgctgccgTTGCGCGGCTTGCCCGCCCGCTCCTCCTCGCGcagcttcttcagcttcttgAGGTAGACGGGCCGCGTGCTCTCCGTCACCAGCCCCGGCGAGAGCCCGAAGCGCCGCAGCTCGGCGAAGAGCTCCTCGTCCGTCAGCTGCGCGGCCGCCGCCATTTTGcgctcccccggcccccgccgccgccgtttCCTACCCACGCGCCGCGCTCCCCGCCGGAACTGACGCGTGCGCACTCGGCCGCGGCCTGGGCCCGCCCGGCGGCaccagggagggaggagggggcgcggcggggcgggccccgcgcggggggggcggcggggatcGCACCGACAGCGGGGCCCCGGGGAGGCTGGGAGGGCACCGCAGGGAGCCCGCGGGGTGCTCTCAGCCCCGGCAGCTCAGCCGTGTGCTGGGTGCAGCCTCGCCGCGTTGAATGAGCCCCGAAAGCCCCCTGTGCGTCTCTCCCCGGGAGGCTGCCTCGTCCCCGCCATCCCGCTCCTCACCCACCGCTCGGTGAAGTTTCCTCGTGcgggagggcagggcagcaaACAAGGATCTGTCCCCTCCTGTGAGGAAACCGATGATgtgcagagaaataaatgctCTGGGAAGCTGCTTCTTGGCAATTGTCAAGCATCACCCTCATTAGGTTTACAGTTTAGGTTTACAATTCAGGTCTTACAACTATCCGGATGCTTGTGGCTCTTTGGGAAAACACACTCCttcaaatacagcaaaaatTAACAATATGAATGCCTCTTTGTCGAGATGATTGTACCCATATGAGGATACGTCATCCCGACATTTCTCAGAGCATGAGGTGTGTGATGATTACCCTAGGGTGTCCCTTTGGCTGCAGGCCTCGTGTGGAGACCTCAAAATCTCCTTCTGACATGCATGCCTCTGTCTCTCCATCCCCAAACGGGAAAAGTTTGGGTTTCCCTACTGATAATCACATCATAAATGCAGCAACCTGAGTTTACATTTCATCCTGACCACAACTGGCCTTTTAACAATATGGGCAGAAGTGGTTCAGAAACAGGATCCAGCTGTAAGCACAGTTACACTTTTCTCCCTCACAGTCTGCCACAGTGAAGGTAATGTGCATGTGCCCTGCTAACATCAAAGCTGAAGTTGCTAACCTCAGTTACTGAGGAACGTTTGCAGAGCTGGAGTTGAGGTAGCTGTGTGCTAAACACCAGGCCAGTCTACAGAGCTACAAGAGTAGCATGAAACTATCTTTCATAATGGTGATGATGAATGGTGATGATTAACCACTGCACCCCACCTGCCATCTGACCTGCCACACCTGGAAACAGAGAACCGATCATCATATTGCTCACCGAAACCTCCTTCAGCATTCTGAAGCTGAAGAATATAGAAGGGTCTCTGTTACAGGGGTGCTTTTCATGGTACCGCTGCATACAACTTCCTGCTTGTAACACCTGCAGAGGAATAATTTCAAATGTTACAGTGCTGTGCCCTTAGAGCAACACGCAGAGCTCCACGTGTAAGGAGGATGACACTTGAAAGAGCTCCGTCACACATTAAACCACTAACATAAACGCACCCGCCCTGCCCCACCTTCCCATTGGTAAATAGCTAATTGATATTCCAAACACCTCTGACATTCCACTCCTCTTCAGGGAGGAGCAACCCAAACCTTCCAGCAGCCACCTGAAATACACATTTGAATACGCACCCCAGGATCACTGCTTACGTCTAACTACATCTGACACTGGCTAAACCACCAGCAGCCAGTCCCAGGTCTGATACCATTAAGACAAGTGCATATCTGGCTAGTGCCCACTCTGGCACCCTTCTTTCATTAGAAGAGCGTATGCTGCCCTAAAAGAGGTGAAGATCCCTTGATCTTACCAATACAACTCATACATTCCATCTTTGTATTACAGCAAGGgcattaattaatttataaacCTGTTTACTTAGCAATAAGAGCGCAGTAAATACTACAAATTGCTAACAAATTAGTCACCTCCTGCAAAACTATAGCGTGTAGATAAACAAATCAGCTGACTGAAAAGTGTGTATATTCCAagtcatgttttaaaatgtctgcCAAAATATTTCgaaatgtttcaaaaaatacGTCTTCTGGTTGATATTGAAGTAAGGATGCTACCAATCCAaaatctctgcatttatttaataGCATAGATTAGTATCAGTATCTCCAGGTAGCAGATTTTTCAGTAGATACTCTTTTAAAGGTAACTTGACTGCAGGGACTGTAGAGACTGTTCTTCATCAGGAAAAACTGGCTGTTGGTTTCCAAACaagatattttgtattttccgTGTCATCCTTAAGGACTGGGGCTCTAAGGAAACTTCCAGTTCTTGCATCAGGTGAAATTGTGTTCTGCGAGTCAACAACAATGCTTCTATCAACCTCATTGGGCCTGGGGTTTGAAGTAGTGTCTTAGTACCTCTTATATCTTTCTTTCCCGATTTCACATTTGTGTGATGTTTGTGATTTTTCGTAAGTATTGAGAATCTCTCTCTGACAGTTTGCCTTTCTACAATTAGCATGTCTCATTGCAACTTCGTGTTTTGCTGATATATCTTTTGCAGATACGCTTTTCTTTCCTGAGGGCATCCTATTCATGTTCAAAAGCCTTATGCCATCTCTTGCCTTTGGATTGCTGCTTGTTTGTTGCTAAGATGTGGGCACCCACAAGATGTCTAATGCTCATACTTCCCACTTGTTCCGGGCTGTGTGCGTATCACAACAGTGTGAGCACAGCATGCTAGATAACCTTCATCCCCACAAGGCAGCCACGTCTCCATTTTGCAGGTCTTGCCCCAGTGTCCCACAGTAGTTCCACTCCCACAAACTGTGTGATAACCTGCTGTGACTGTGCACGTCCTGTCTCTAAAAGTAAACAACCTTAGTTCATAAGTCTGAGACTTCGTAAGACAACAGAATCCCCTCCCACAGGTAATACTTTGCCTTTTATATAACCTACATTCATATATAGGTTATTTATATCTCAATTGGGTATTTATCTGTGACCAGGATCTGTAATTCCTGGCACACTTTATTATGGCTCTATTCCTGTCCTTTAATGGGACTGCTGGAGGCATTACTGCTGACTGTGTTTTGAACAAAATACCACCCTTAAGAATGGCTTTtaaaagttgtatttatttttaaaagggggCATTATTTACACTCGGGGCTTTCATTAAAATTTGCTTTGTGTGTTCAATACTTTCCTCAGGAACCAGAATAGCTaggtatatttattttaaaacttgaacCCAAACTGTCCAGCTCCCCAGCAACCGAGTTTAAAGAAGAATGCCAGATATTATATGACAGGAGATTTCACAAAAGAGTGACAAAGaagttataagaaaataaataagaatatagGGAAACCAAgccaaatcaaaccaaaaccaaaatatacATGGGcttcaggaataaaataaagaaaaaatggtggCTTACGTCTGATGTATATTATGGTAGTCAATTTTTACCTTCTAGCCTCTTCTTTTGGGAAGCTACCAGAAACATTGTAGTTGTCACAGAGGCAGTTAAATGGTTGAGGGGTCCACCCTGAGTTATTCACAATGAAAGGATAAATTTCGTATGGTATCAAAATGGCAGTCAGCTGCTGGTCCCTAAAGCCTTCTTGCCCTGTTCACAAAGTAGTTGTTGCAAGAAGACTACTGTAAGAGACAGTTAAGGTGGGTGACAAATCAGTTGTGTCACTCATTCTCTAAATTATTGCTGCAGATTGCCTCCAgagtatttaatttaaatctgaaaaggaaaaagtgaagcTTTGTTTGGAGGTCAGACAGAGTGTTTTTCAGATTGGTTGCCTACTCCCAGCATACAGAAACTCTGGCTAGGTATAACACTCATTTGTGATCCAGAATTGGCAGAGTTATTTTTACACATATATGATGCCCTACTAGCATAGTTGTGGCCAAACTTCCCGACAATACACTCTTCGGGGTTTTGAGCATTTACTTTCCTTTTATTAGGTACCCCTCACAAAAGCTTGCTTTCAAGGACAGAGGAAGGATAAAAGCTAGAGATGCACCCTTAACCTCAGGAGGATATTGGGAAGGGATCCCATCAGTCTGAAATCAACAGAAcaatgaaaagcagagaagtttCATTTCCTACACTCCTGTACCTTTCTTTCTAAAGGACAATAGCTGTCTGCACCGTGTAGGATGCAGACGTGTTGAACAGACGTGAGGAGATTTTTGATGATGTCCTAAACAACCTTTGATATAGGTGTAGACATGGCACTTTAGTCTGGGACCTCGATAGTGTTTGGCAGCAACACAAAGAACAGTGTAGTCATAGCCATAAAGAGCTCGCTGTTTACGATTCTATCCTTGACTTTGATCCAATGCTAACGTCTTGAAAACTTACGTTTATTTCATTCATGTAATAACATTTAGAAGAAGCGCCATCATTCAtggaacagaagaaatgaagttttctttttacattttcattttaaggcTAATTGtgtaatacatttttcttgCCACAAGGCTCTGCTTTCAATTTGTTCAATGAATAAGCAGAGGACCAAATTCAGTGTGTTCCGAAGAATTATTAGCCCTACTATTTATGCAATTTTAGCTCATGGAGACTTCACCCAGTTCCATTGCTTTCTTGTACTATACAAAGATGAGAGCAAGTATTCCCTGTCTCATGAATGCACACTTACCTCCATGACCTCCTGTCAGAACTGCATGCAAGATCCATAGGCAGGAAGCCAGCAGCCCTTAGAAAATCCCATGTGTCCATGGAAGCACTTTACATctctgcagcacaggctgccacAATTGTATCGGTATCTCCTGCTCTCAGCTTCTTACGGAGTATTGAATCAATCCTTTTGTTGCTAGTGCTCAGTGGTATGGGCCTTGCATATTTAAAAGATTTCCTTAAGCTGTGCAATTTTCTCTGTCAATAACTTCACCCACTTAGAACATTTCTCCCATAGCGGGAAAAAGAAATTCCATAAGAACAGCTCACAGGCAATGGGAACAAAGTCCCTCTGGCTCTAAGGTCTGCTGTTTCCTACTCCAAGTATATGTATATGCTGCATTTCTATGACTTCACTTTTGTTTGCTCTCATAAAAATCAAGAACATTTAGGGAGTGTTCATGACAAATGAACGTTTGCCTCCAGGTAGGTAGGTTATACACATCTGCACTCTAAAGTCAACTGGTCCTACCTGAACCAAAGCTGCCGTGTCACACACCATGAGAGTTTTTAGCATGCACTACGTGCTCCGTTTGCCTGCCACATGTAGATGACACTGTTGCATTCATTTACCCTCTGTGAGAATGATACACTGAAGTTTTTCCTTCATCACTGCTCACCCACAAACTTCATGTCCCCCGCAAACGATGCCGCTAATCAATTCTGCCCCACTGCTTCAGCTGCTACTCTGTGGAGCGTGCCATGGTGACAAGCCCATCAGGGGGCCACATCCATCCTTCAGAGGTGCTGAACTCGATatgccagcagggagctgctgttccCAGTGCCTGGGCACTGAATGGCAGAGGGGGACAGGTTTCACCATGCTGGAAGTCACGTAATGTGTCTGTCCTCTGCAAGGCAAAATGTGACTATAACCTGAATACACATTCTCCCTCTACTAGTAGTCTCAGTTTGGCATAAATGTAACCAAAATAAAGCACTTTTCAGAGTTGAGCTCCTATGTCAACACGACTGAGCATCC includes the following:
- the LEMD3 gene encoding inner nuclear membrane protein Man1 codes for the protein MAAAAQLTDEELFAELRRFGLSPGLVTESTRPVYLKKLKKLREEERAGKPRNGSSGSTNKAAAAAGGAAARLGERPYLRGTAAGAGAGAGAGKVLLGFSSDESDAEAGPRGPAGGRRERAAPLGRGPRPGAPPAAEEAARRKGSAWWGAAAARRAAAAPQGGGEPAAGGRQQQQQQQEEEEEEEEEEEGEQQQQQQRWKNRAVNGSRLLAYSGRDKYSDSEEEEEEEGARGRQQVHKEEPAAARRPRRSLGRAPAPFIASKCAAAGAGVMETGQERAGGGCGAGVAVTNDRAAAEAAAGSLDRGRNHEEAAAVGGGGGGGGGCENLDSSPPGPRYRLGLSKKSPTALLLPPPIADVDGSGKIAEPPGAVRKTSNNHVLGSTAGSYNVESRIYSATNSLPPGGIISSLRLNHSNHTGSNHTYLKNTYKKNLSEPEEELLQQFKREEVSTTGGFSAHYLSMFLLTAACLFFLILGFTYLRMRGSGVAEDVGVNIKNPFSEELRDIKADEISLMMNSLYALHDKLAQVAGEHECGSSIQRNLTVQEAAAYLKNLDPEYESVLNTALQWILNSGEDVGIKCIGSDPNEMDVVNVTDVKYLESTSPKMSFRCRFRRAFINVTHRLSILLLGVAMVWGVLHYMKYRWAKEEEETRQMYDMVVKIIDVLRSHSEACSENKDLQPYMPILHVRDSLIPSQERRKMKKVWNRAVDFLAANESRIHTETQRIGDAEFLVWKWMQPSVPCDKILVIPSKVWQGQAFHLDRRNSPPNSLTPCLKIRNMFDPIVEIGDHWHLAIQEAILEKCSDNDGIVHIAVDKNSREGCVYVKCLSPEYAGKAFKALHGSWFDGKLVTVKYLRLDRYHHRFPQALTCNTPLKPSNKHMNSMSHLRLRTGTTNSQGSS